The following are encoded in a window of Phragmites australis chromosome 22, lpPhrAust1.1, whole genome shotgun sequence genomic DNA:
- the LOC133904715 gene encoding L-galactose dehydrogenase-like codes for MELRELGGTGLRVSAVGFGASPLGHVFGNVPRDAARAAVRRALDLGVNFFDTSPYYGGTASESVLGDCLRHAAVPRDRVVVATKCGRYKEGFDFSAARVTRSIDESLARLGLDYVDILHCHDIEFTNLDQIVNETIPALQKIKERGKARFIGITGLPLSIYTYVLDRVPPGSVDVILSYCHYGINDTSLVDLLPYLRSKGVGVISASPLAMGLLTDNGPPEWHPAPEELKLACRAAADQCRKKGKSITKLAMQYSLMNNEISTVLVGMNSSKQVEENVAAALELSTSGIDEELLLDVEAILEPVKNLTWPSGIQQA; via the exons ATGGAGCTCCGCGAGCTGGGCGGCACGGGCCTCCGCGTCAGCGCCGTCGGCTTCGGCGCCTCCCCGCTCGGACACGTCTTCGGCAACGTCCCCCGCgacgccgcccgcgccgccgtccGCCGTGCGCTCGACCTCGGCGTCAACTTCTTCGACACCTCCCC GTACTACGGCGGCACAGCCTCGGAATCGGTGCTGGGCGACTGCCTCCGCCACGCGGCCGTCCCACGGGACCGCGTCGTCGTCGCCACCAAGTGTGGCCGCTACAAGGAGGGGTTCGACTTCTCCGCTGCTCGCGTGACCCGCAGCATCGACGAGAGCCTCGCCCGCCTCGGCCTCGACTACGTGGACATCCTCCACTGCCACGACATCGAGTTCACCAACCTCGACCAG ATCGTGAACGAGACGATCCCGGCGCTCCAGAAGATCAAGGAGAGAGGGAAGGCGCGGTTCATTGGTATCACCGGGCTGCCCCTAAGCATCTACACGTACGTGCTCGACCGGGTGCCGCCAGGCTCAGTGGATGTGATTCTGTCCTACTGCCACTACGGGATCAACGATACATCCCTGGTGGATCTGCTCCCCTACTTGAGGAGCAAGGGTGTTGGGGTCATCAGCGCCTCGCCGCTTGCGATGGGTCTTCTCACGGATAACGGGCCGCCAGAGTGGCACCCTGCCCCAGAAGAACTTAAG TTGGCATGCAGGGCAGCAGCAGATCAATGTAGGAAGAAGGGGAAAAGCATTACGAAGCTGGCTATGCAGTACAGTTTGATGAATAATGAGATTTCAACAGTTCTTGTCGGGATGAACTCTTCCAAACAG GTGGAGGAGAATGTGGCTGCTGCATTGGAATTGTCAACTTCAGGCATTGATGAAGAACTTTTGCTTGACGTCGAAGCAATTCTTGAGCCTGTGAAGAACTTGACTTGGCCTAGTGGTATCCAGCAAGCCTGA
- the LOC133904533 gene encoding protein CONTINUOUS VASCULAR RING 1-like translates to MAGRERDRDRELLIPVAAGEHAAGDEDDSKPTTPVIVGSPPPPTSARAHRLHHHPTGIEVFSRVIRSCAWKKFMSGCIILLPIAITFYTTWWFIRFVDGFFSPIYIHLGIDLFGIVTHNTRRWFSLKKLF, encoded by the exons ATGGCTGGGAGGGAGAGGGACAGGGACCGGGAGCTGCTCATCCcggtggcggccggcgagcacgccgccggcgacgaggaCGACTCCAAGCCGACCACCCCGGTCATCGTcggctcgccgccgccaccgacgtCGGCGCGCGCGCACCGCCTCCATCACCACCCGACCGGCATCGAG gTATTTTCAAGAGTGATACGTAGCTGCGCATGGAAGAAATTTATGTCCGGATG CATCATCCTGCTTCCGATCGCCATCACCTTCTACACAACATGGTGGTTCATCCGCTTTGTCGACGGCTTCTTCTCGCCGATCTACATCCATCTTGGGATCGATCTCTTTGGTATAGTAACCCACAACACACGCCGTTGGTTCAGTCTGAAGAAATTGTTCTGA
- the LOC133904716 gene encoding protein LIKE COV 3-like gives MSSWLGASLLGLGEFFIKKMPLVRHIYSASKQISAAISPDQSSRAFEEVVIIRHPRIGEYALGFITSTVTLRGAGGRGDQELACVYVPTNHLYLGDIFLMSRADVIIPDLSVRRPSRLFSPAACRCPRSYRRWRGSSASATMAVQ, from the exons ATGTCCTCGTGGCTGGGCGCCTCCCTTCTCGGCCTCGgcgagttcttcatcaagaagatgCCGCTCGTGCGCCATATCTACTCAGCTTCGAAGCAAATTAGCGCTGCGATATCTCCAG ACCAGAGCTCACGGGCCTTCGAAGAGGTGGTGATCATACGGCACCCTCGGATCGGCGAGTACGCACTGGGCTTCATCACGTCGACGGTGACGCTGCGCGGCGCGGGCGGACGTGGCGACCAGGAGCTCGCCTGCGTCTACGTGCCGACCAACCACCTCTACCTCGGCGACATCTTCCTCATGAGCCGCGCCGACGTGATCATACCGGACCTCTCCGTCCGGAGGCCATCG AGATTGTTCTCTCCGGCGGCATGTCGGTGCCCAAGATCATATCGGCGGTGGAGGGGGTCATCAGCCTCAGCGACCATGGCCGTGCAGTGA